A region of Anaeromicrobium sediminis DNA encodes the following proteins:
- a CDS encoding aminopeptidase P family protein → MNIKDRIIQLRKHMKEKNMDAYIIPSSDSHQSEYVGDYFKSREFISGFTGSAGTAVVTEDEAGLWTDGRYFIQAEKQLEGSGVKLFKMGEEGVPTTDEYLYASIPTGGTLGFDGRLISAKEGVNLENKLAEKGIKISYAYDLINNIWENRPSLPHSKAFLLDIKYSGESFSSKLSRLREKMKEKNVTTHILTSLDDIAWLFNIRGRDILYSPVILSYTLITLDKVFLFVDESKLNDEILKVLNTENVQIKPYGHIYEFIKSINENERVLLDRSKVNYAIVNNIPAGVEKIDEINPTIFFKAQKNEIEIENIRNSHIKDGVAVTKFMYWLKKNIRKIEISEMSAAEKLEELRREQEGFIEPSFSTIAAYKEHAAMMHYSATEESDYKLEPEHLFLIDSGGQYFDGTTDITRTIALGELTDELKLHFTAVLRGMINLSMAKFLHGVRGYNLDILARRPIWNLGIDYKCGTGHGIGYLLNVHEDGNGFRWKIRPDIFDSSVLEEGMVTTNEPGIYVEGSHGIRIENELVTRKAEKNEYGQFMEFEVVTFAPIDLDAIDVAEMNREEKDYLNSYHKLVYDKIYTYLNEDERAWLKEYTREV, encoded by the coding sequence ATGAACATTAAAGACAGAATAATTCAATTAAGAAAACATATGAAAGAAAAAAATATGGATGCCTATATAATTCCATCTTCTGATAGTCATCAAAGTGAATATGTGGGAGATTATTTTAAGTCTAGAGAATTTATATCAGGATTTACTGGATCAGCAGGAACTGCAGTAGTAACTGAAGATGAAGCAGGGCTTTGGACTGATGGAAGATACTTTATACAAGCAGAAAAGCAGTTAGAAGGAAGTGGTGTAAAACTATTTAAGATGGGAGAAGAAGGGGTACCAACTACTGATGAATATTTATATGCATCTATACCAACAGGTGGAACACTAGGTTTTGATGGAAGATTAATATCAGCTAAAGAGGGTGTAAACTTAGAAAATAAGTTGGCCGAGAAAGGCATAAAAATATCTTATGCATATGATTTAATAAATAATATATGGGAAAATAGACCATCACTACCCCATAGCAAAGCATTTTTATTAGATATTAAGTATTCAGGAGAAAGCTTTAGTTCTAAGCTATCTAGATTAAGAGAGAAGATGAAAGAAAAAAATGTTACCACTCATATTTTAACTTCCCTAGATGATATTGCCTGGCTGTTTAACATAAGAGGTAGAGATATATTATATAGCCCTGTAATACTTTCTTATACATTAATAACCTTAGATAAAGTATTCTTATTTGTTGATGAAAGTAAATTGAATGATGAAATATTAAAGGTATTAAATACAGAAAATGTTCAGATAAAGCCATATGGTCATATATATGAATTTATAAAAAGCATAAATGAAAATGAACGAGTACTATTAGATAGAAGTAAGGTAAATTACGCCATAGTTAATAATATACCAGCAGGAGTAGAAAAGATAGATGAGATTAACCCAACCATATTTTTTAAAGCACAAAAGAATGAAATAGAAATAGAAAATATAAGAAATAGTCATATAAAAGATGGGGTAGCTGTTACTAAGTTCATGTATTGGTTAAAGAAAAATATAAGAAAGATAGAAATATCTGAAATGAGTGCAGCTGAAAAGTTAGAAGAGTTGAGAAGAGAGCAAGAAGGATTTATAGAGCCAAGCTTTAGTACAATAGCCGCATATAAGGAACACGCAGCCATGATGCACTATAGTGCAACTGAAGAATCTGATTATAAATTGGAACCAGAACATCTATTTTTAATAGATTCAGGTGGACAATATTTTGATGGAACTACAGATATAACTAGAACTATAGCTTTAGGTGAGTTAACAGATGAACTAAAGTTACACTTTACAGCCGTATTAAGGGGGATGATAAATTTATCCATGGCAAAATTCTTACATGGAGTGAGAGGATACAATTTAGACATATTAGCTAGAAGACCAATATGGAATTTAGGTATAGATTACAAGTGTGGAACAGGTCACGGTATAGGATATCTATTAAATGTTCATGAAGATGGGAATGGATTTAGATGGAAGATAAGGCCTGACATATTCGATAGTTCTGTTTTAGAAGAAGGTATGGTAACAACTAATGAACCAGGTATATATGTAGAGGGGTCCCATGGTATTAGAATAGAAAATGAACTAGTCACTAGAAAAGCTGAGAAGAATGAATATGGGCAATTTATGGAATTTGAAGTTGTAACTTTTGCGCCAATAGATTTAGATGCTATAGATGTGGCTGAAATGAATAGGGAAGAGAAGGACTATTTAAACTCATATCATAAGTTAGTCTATGACAAGATATATACTTACTTAAATGAGGATGAGAGAGCATGGTTAAAAGAATATACTAGAGAAGTGTAA
- a CDS encoding vanadium-dependent haloperoxidase: MIQESDQKETCKKKMNERQVTNTNSNLGKCCETGPLTPLQRREEAFEIRENAAQFQKDLPLPNHPCNGDENLYANKIGNFSKTLPHNGLGEVDINAYNIFIKALTTGNPDIFEAIPLGGVMKLANPQASYAYDLIGPDSHHLTTMIPPTFSSAWRASEMAEDYWSALTRDVPFINYNTNYLTIAAASDLSKFSDFRGPKEDGVVTTQTLFRGNLPGDLIGPYISQFFYKDVPFGNKTIVQRYDSPMAGDDFMVSYDEWLNIQNGGLPNNSITFDCLPRYIRNGRDLGQWVHVDFTYQGMLTACLILLSFGDKALDPRNPYLNSRTQVGFITFGAAQILDFVAKAARIALEAAWYQKFLVQRVLRPEAFGGCVENNLTGATRYPINPELFNSKALPKVFSKYGTYLLPMAYPEGCPTHPAYPAGHATIAGAGATMLKAFFNESFIIPDPVVASADGLSLLPYSGAALTIGGELNKLASNISIGRDLAGVHWRSDSSEGLKLGESVAIQILQDYKNTYNEHFSGFTLTKFDGTTIII, encoded by the coding sequence ATGATCCAAGAAAGTGATCAAAAGGAAACTTGTAAAAAGAAGATGAACGAGAGACAAGTTACAAATACAAACTCAAATTTAGGAAAATGCTGTGAAACTGGACCATTAACTCCACTGCAACGTCGGGAAGAGGCATTTGAAATTCGTGAGAATGCGGCACAGTTTCAGAAGGATCTCCCCCTTCCAAATCATCCATGTAATGGGGATGAAAATTTATATGCAAATAAAATCGGCAACTTCTCTAAGACCTTACCACACAATGGACTAGGAGAAGTGGACATTAATGCATATAACATCTTTATTAAAGCTTTAACCACTGGTAATCCAGATATTTTTGAAGCTATTCCTTTAGGAGGTGTTATGAAACTTGCTAATCCTCAAGCTTCCTATGCATATGATTTGATAGGACCTGATTCTCATCATTTGACCACTATGATACCTCCAACCTTTAGTAGCGCTTGGCGTGCCAGCGAAATGGCTGAAGACTATTGGAGTGCTCTAACCCGTGATGTGCCTTTCATAAATTATAATACGAACTACCTTACTATTGCTGCTGCTTCTGATCTATCAAAGTTTTCGGATTTTCGAGGACCTAAAGAAGACGGAGTTGTTACTACACAAACATTGTTTAGAGGGAATTTACCTGGCGATTTGATAGGGCCTTATATTTCACAATTTTTTTATAAAGATGTACCATTTGGCAACAAGACAATAGTACAACGATATGACAGTCCAATGGCTGGGGATGATTTTATGGTCTCCTATGATGAATGGCTTAATATCCAAAATGGAGGGCTGCCAAATAATTCAATAACCTTTGACTGTCTTCCACGTTATATTCGAAATGGTCGAGATTTGGGACAATGGGTTCATGTAGATTTTACCTATCAAGGTATGCTAACTGCTTGCTTGATTCTACTAAGTTTCGGAGATAAAGCATTAGACCCACGAAACCCCTATCTTAATTCTAGAACTCAGGTTGGTTTTATCACCTTTGGAGCAGCCCAAATTTTAGACTTCGTTGCAAAAGCAGCACGGATAGCACTAGAAGCTGCTTGGTATCAGAAATTTTTAGTACAGCGTGTCCTTCGACCTGAAGCCTTTGGCGGATGTGTTGAGAACAATTTAACAGGAGCAACCCGCTATCCCATTAATCCAGAATTATTTAATTCTAAGGCTCTTCCTAAGGTATTTAGTAAGTATGGGACTTATTTGTTACCTATGGCCTATCCGGAAGGTTGCCCTACCCATCCAGCCTATCCAGCTGGTCATGCTACTATTGCTGGAGCTGGTGCCACTATGCTGAAGGCATTTTTTAACGAATCATTTATAATTCCTGACCCGGTTGTAGCTAGTGCAGATGGTCTTTCCTTACTTCCTTATTCAGGAGCGGCATTGACAATAGGTGGGGAATTAAACAAACTTGCTTCTAATATATCTATTGGTCGAGATCTAGCAGGTGTCCATTGGCGTTCAGATTCCAGTGAAGGTTTAAAGTTAGGTGAATCAGTAGCTATCCAAATCCTTCAGGACTACAAAAATACCTACAATGAGCACTTTAGCGGATTTACCCTAACTAAATTTGATGGAACCACTATAATAATCTAA
- a CDS encoding tRNA-dihydrouridine synthase encodes MNLSVNFMGIELKNPLIIAAGPWTRNGEMMKKAVDAGVGAVVTETIVNEIRANVRPRLVEKEGGMQNIGLYSEFTLEEWENEIGYVKEQGGVVIANILAQTPSEMAYIASRVEKFGADAIELGVASPHGEGIEVLASNPYQLYEITNRVVERVKIPVMVKLSPNVTNVAKLAKVAEKAGASAISAIDTVRSIIGVDVKAGKPLLPTYGGYSGTPIRPIGLAAVASISQAINLQVCGIGGIENYYNILEYMMLGASTIQMGTSIILNGFDHIGKVIYDLEKWMIDNRYENFEEIRGKALTSLKSFDEMKIEPYIAQTEKECVNAHCEKCKIGCIYNAIKKEGKKVIVDTERCTGCGLCVSICSHKNFKLIWKE; translated from the coding sequence TTGAACTTGTCAGTTAATTTTATGGGAATAGAATTGAAAAATCCACTTATAATTGCAGCAGGACCTTGGACTCGTAACGGAGAGATGATGAAAAAGGCAGTAGATGCTGGCGTAGGGGCTGTAGTTACTGAAACTATTGTTAATGAAATAAGAGCTAATGTAAGGCCTCGATTAGTAGAAAAAGAAGGTGGAATGCAAAATATTGGACTCTACAGCGAATTTACTTTAGAAGAGTGGGAAAATGAGATTGGTTATGTAAAAGAGCAGGGAGGAGTTGTAATTGCAAATATTTTGGCTCAAACTCCTTCGGAGATGGCCTATATTGCAAGTAGAGTGGAAAAGTTCGGTGCAGATGCAATTGAACTTGGGGTTGCATCACCCCACGGAGAAGGGATAGAAGTACTGGCATCTAATCCTTATCAGTTATATGAAATTACCAATCGTGTAGTTGAGAGAGTAAAAATACCAGTAATGGTTAAACTATCTCCCAATGTGACAAATGTGGCAAAGTTAGCAAAGGTGGCAGAAAAAGCTGGAGCCTCTGCTATTAGTGCTATTGATACGGTACGTTCAATTATAGGAGTGGATGTTAAAGCTGGAAAGCCACTATTACCTACCTATGGAGGATATTCTGGTACGCCCATACGTCCTATCGGACTTGCAGCTGTTGCTTCAATTTCACAAGCTATTAATCTGCAGGTTTGTGGTATTGGAGGAATTGAAAATTATTATAATATATTAGAGTATATGATGTTAGGTGCTTCCACGATCCAAATGGGTACGTCTATTATTCTGAATGGATTTGACCATATTGGCAAAGTCATATATGATTTGGAAAAATGGATGATAGATAATAGATATGAAAATTTTGAAGAGATTAGAGGAAAGGCCTTAACTTCTTTAAAATCCTTTGATGAAATGAAGATAGAGCCATATATAGCTCAAACTGAAAAAGAATGTGTAAATGCTCATTGTGAAAAGTGTAAAATAGGGTGTATATATAATGCTATTAAAAAAGAAGGAAAAAAGGTAATTGTTGATACAGAAAGATGTACAGGCTGTGGTTTATGTGTTAGCATTTGTTCGCACAAAAACTTTAAGCTAATATGGAAAGAATAA
- a CDS encoding LacI family DNA-binding transcriptional regulator — protein sequence MNIKDVAKKAGVSVATISRVLNHPDTVSPTTKEHVLAIMKELNYTPNWFARGLNLNKTNVIALLIPNILNPIYTQIAKGVEDIAHQKGYNILLCNTEENESKEREYIEMLLKRKVDGLILTASLLNKKDINKIKKRETPLVMIGKNKSSAKENMVFTDYIVGAYEATKHLVETGYRKIAYISGVKHQIENIEKQIGYEKALKEFCLPVEKKYIIEGNNSIEGGYLAAKKLIQSKEIPEAIFAANDLMAVGAMDAIKTMGLRIPQDIAIVGFDNIDMSALVEPKLTTISQPVYKMGLIAARLLFDNIESNDEEENVQQEIFLQSKLKVRKSCGHEDRLREIFN from the coding sequence ATGAATATTAAAGATGTGGCCAAGAAAGCCGGAGTTTCTGTTGCTACCATATCAAGGGTATTAAATCATCCAGATACTGTATCTCCTACTACCAAAGAACATGTATTAGCCATCATGAAAGAACTAAACTATACTCCAAATTGGTTTGCTAGGGGGTTAAACCTTAATAAAACAAATGTAATAGCTTTATTAATTCCCAATATATTAAATCCTATATATACTCAAATTGCAAAAGGAGTGGAGGATATAGCCCATCAAAAAGGTTATAACATCCTTTTATGTAATACTGAAGAAAATGAGAGTAAGGAGAGAGAGTATATAGAAATGTTACTAAAGAGAAAAGTAGATGGATTAATATTAACGGCTAGCCTTTTGAATAAAAAAGATATTAATAAAATTAAAAAACGAGAAACCCCATTGGTGATGATTGGGAAAAACAAGAGTAGCGCAAAGGAAAATATGGTTTTTACAGATTATATAGTAGGTGCTTATGAAGCTACAAAACATCTTGTTGAGACTGGATATAGAAAAATAGCGTATATTTCCGGGGTGAAACACCAAATAGAAAATATTGAAAAACAAATAGGGTATGAAAAAGCATTAAAAGAATTTTGTCTTCCTGTAGAAAAAAAATACATAATAGAAGGAAATAATAGCATTGAGGGAGGATATTTAGCAGCAAAAAAACTGATTCAATCAAAGGAAATTCCTGAGGCTATTTTTGCAGCAAATGACTTAATGGCTGTTGGAGCCATGGATGCAATTAAAACAATGGGACTTAGAATTCCACAAGATATTGCTATTGTAGGATTTGACAATATAGACATGTCAGCATTAGTGGAACCTAAATTAACAACCATATCCCAGCCAGTATATAAGATGGGATTAATTGCGGCTCGTCTTTTATTTGATAATATTGAAAGTAATGACGAAGAAGAAAATGTTCAGCAAGAAATATTTTTACAGTCAAAATTAAAGGTACGAAAGTCCTGTGGCCATGAAGATCGACTAAGAGAAATTTTCAATTAG
- the citC gene encoding [citrate (pro-3S)-lyase] ligase yields the protein MTNYSVSEMNNNDLDHVINILKSSNLVLNDGMTYTAVLKHGDTPIGTCSFEGDVIKSFAIRPCYRASGGAAILLTHIINRMFDEGIYNMKLFSSSENRHIFESFQFNCICDTGKVILMESSFIGIESYIKSLKETLGEYKGTRSAIVMNCNPFTLGHRMLIERASRESDEVIVFVLEEDKSIFPFNVRMKLVQDGIKDLSNIKVIPSGPYMVSSATFPEYFIKDSSVRAEASAELDAHIFGSIIAKSIDITRRYVGTEPYCQTTNLYNNSLMKVLSKYDVELKVVDRRTFNEKPISATRVREYLREGNMDILKNLVPKSTFEYLVSDELDSIINKILSE from the coding sequence ATGACTAATTATTCCGTATCTGAAATGAATAATAATGATTTAGATCATGTGATTAATATTTTAAAAAGTTCAAACTTAGTTCTTAATGATGGTATGACATATACGGCTGTGTTAAAGCATGGTGATACTCCAATTGGAACATGCTCCTTTGAGGGAGATGTTATAAAATCCTTTGCAATTAGGCCTTGTTATAGGGCTTCAGGTGGTGCAGCTATTTTACTTACCCATATTATAAATAGGATGTTTGACGAGGGAATTTATAATATGAAGCTCTTTAGTTCTTCGGAAAACAGGCACATATTTGAATCATTTCAGTTTAATTGTATATGTGATACGGGTAAAGTTATTCTTATGGAGTCCTCTTTCATAGGCATAGAATCTTATATAAAATCCTTAAAAGAAACTTTAGGCGAATACAAGGGTACACGAAGTGCCATTGTGATGAATTGCAACCCCTTTACCCTAGGTCATAGAATGTTAATAGAAAGGGCTTCTAGGGAAAGTGACGAGGTTATTGTATTTGTACTTGAAGAAGACAAATCTATATTTCCATTTAACGTTCGTATGAAATTAGTACAAGATGGTATTAAGGATCTTAGTAATATAAAAGTTATACCTAGTGGTCCCTATATGGTTTCATCGGCAACATTTCCTGAGTATTTCATAAAAGACTCTTCAGTGAGAGCGGAAGCAAGTGCAGAATTGGATGCCCACATATTTGGGTCTATTATAGCTAAATCAATAGATATAACAAGAAGATATGTTGGTACAGAGCCCTATTGTCAAACCACAAATCTTTACAATAATTCTTTGATGAAGGTTCTGAGTAAATATGATGTTGAGCTAAAAGTTGTTGATCGAAGAACTTTTAATGAAAAACCCATAAGTGCAACAAGGGTTAGGGAGTATTTAAGGGAAGGAAACATGGATATTTTAAAAAATCTCGTACCTAAATCAACATTTGAGTATTTAGTATCTGATGAATTAGATAGCATCATTAATAAGATTTTAAGTGAGTAG
- the codB gene encoding cytosine permease: MSIEEKSVAHDDYALEPVPESARRGLISMSTVMLGFTFFAASMWTGGTLGMGFRLWPDLILVITLGNLILGVYGAFLGYAAAKTNLSTHILARYAFGIKGSKLPSFMLAFTQIGWFGVGVAMFAYPINKFTGVSIIPLIIIGGILMTATVVIGFKAIEWISKIAVPAIILLGCMSVGKAIISGGGLQSLLAVQPEQKLTVAVGTALTVGSFISGATLTPDFVRFAKTKQVGVQATIIGFTFGNSLMFLFGAIGAIATGLSDISEVLAAQGLLGAGIALLALNIWTTNDNALYASGLGLANITGLKRKHLTIVAGTVGTVFSIFLYNNFVGWLTFLSVSLPPIGGIIIADFYLRCKREYPSPKEYEFKQVNWAAMIAWIVAIIASSISPEAGIFSITPLNAIITAIVVHVIAYDFIYGKTVETETHIK, from the coding sequence ATGTCAATAGAAGAAAAGTCAGTAGCTCATGATGATTATGCCTTAGAACCCGTACCAGAGAGTGCTAGAAGAGGTCTAATTTCCATGTCTACAGTTATGCTTGGATTCACATTTTTTGCGGCTAGCATGTGGACTGGTGGAACTTTAGGAATGGGATTTAGATTATGGCCAGATCTTATTTTAGTAATAACACTTGGGAATTTAATTCTTGGAGTTTATGGAGCTTTTTTAGGCTATGCTGCTGCAAAAACAAATCTTTCAACCCATATATTAGCCAGATATGCTTTTGGAATAAAAGGATCAAAATTACCATCATTTATGTTAGCTTTTACCCAAATTGGATGGTTTGGTGTAGGCGTTGCTATGTTTGCTTATCCAATTAATAAATTTACTGGGGTATCTATTATTCCTTTGATTATAATTGGCGGTATATTAATGACTGCCACAGTGGTAATTGGATTTAAGGCCATCGAGTGGATTAGTAAGATTGCAGTACCTGCTATTATTCTTTTAGGGTGTATGTCTGTTGGAAAGGCTATTATCAGTGGAGGAGGTTTACAATCGTTGTTGGCAGTGCAGCCAGAGCAGAAATTGACGGTAGCAGTAGGAACTGCATTAACAGTAGGGTCCTTTATTAGTGGTGCCACTTTGACTCCAGATTTTGTACGATTTGCTAAGACAAAACAAGTTGGTGTTCAAGCCACAATTATTGGTTTTACCTTCGGAAATAGTTTAATGTTTCTCTTTGGAGCTATTGGTGCCATAGCTACAGGTCTTTCAGATATTTCAGAAGTTTTGGCAGCTCAGGGACTACTGGGAGCTGGAATTGCCCTGTTGGCTTTAAATATATGGACGACAAATGACAATGCACTCTATGCTTCAGGACTTGGCCTTGCCAATATTACAGGACTAAAGAGGAAACATTTAACCATAGTTGCTGGAACTGTTGGAACTGTTTTTTCCATATTTTTATATAATAACTTTGTTGGATGGTTGACCTTTTTAAGTGTATCTTTACCTCCAATAGGTGGAATTATCATTGCAGATTTTTATTTAAGATGTAAAAGAGAATACCCTTCTCCAAAAGAATATGAATTTAAACAAGTAAATTGGGCGGCTATGATTGCCTGGATTGTTGCAATTATTGCATCTAGCATATCTCCTGAAGCAGGTATATTTAGTATTACACCACTAAATGCAATTATAACAGCCATTGTTGTACATGTGATTGCATATGACTTTATTTATGGAAAGACTGTAGAAACAGAAACTCACATTAAATAA
- the codA gene encoding cytosine deaminase — protein sequence MDLVIRNAKLRKEKELVDIAIKDGKIVAIEEKMDVNGSKEINADGNLVTPSFVDPHLHLDAVLSVGDPRYNMSGTLLEGIQIWGERKPHLTKEIIKKNAIEAIKWEVANGTLKIRTHADTTDPTLLTVESLVEVKEEMKDLVDIQIVAFPQDGIYTFEDGERLMEKAMEMGADVVGGIPHNEFTREDGVKDVEFVFNVAKKYNALIDIHVDETGDDQSRFLEVMAKLTINNNMQGLVTASHTTAMHNYNNDYAFKLIGILKRAEMNMITNPFDNSVLQNRTDGYPRKRGHTRVDELIARGVNVSIGHDSIMDPWYPLGKGSMLQAANLLLHTAHLSGYDQISDLFDMITINSAKTMNIEDEYGIEVGKPADMIVLDADNEMDAIRLMSECIYVIRRGNIVATTKPSERVVTFKGAAENIDFKIRK from the coding sequence TTGGATCTAGTAATTAGAAATGCTAAACTTAGAAAGGAAAAAGAGTTAGTAGATATTGCAATAAAAGACGGCAAAATTGTAGCTATAGAAGAGAAGATGGACGTTAATGGAAGTAAAGAAATTAATGCAGATGGAAATTTAGTGACACCGTCTTTTGTAGATCCACATCTACACTTAGATGCAGTTTTAAGTGTAGGAGATCCAAGATATAATATGTCTGGAACATTATTAGAAGGGATTCAGATTTGGGGAGAGAGAAAGCCACATTTAACGAAAGAAATTATTAAAAAAAATGCAATAGAAGCTATTAAATGGGAAGTAGCTAATGGAACATTAAAAATAAGAACTCATGCAGATACAACTGATCCCACATTGCTTACAGTAGAATCATTAGTAGAGGTTAAAGAAGAAATGAAAGATTTAGTGGACATTCAAATAGTTGCCTTTCCTCAAGATGGTATTTATACATTTGAAGATGGAGAAAGGTTAATGGAAAAAGCTATGGAAATGGGAGCTGATGTGGTGGGTGGTATCCCTCACAATGAATTTACTCGAGAAGATGGAGTAAAAGATGTTGAGTTTGTCTTTAACGTAGCTAAAAAATATAATGCACTAATTGATATACATGTGGATGAAACTGGAGATGACCAATCTAGATTTCTAGAAGTAATGGCAAAACTCACAATAAATAATAATATGCAAGGATTAGTTACAGCCAGTCATACTACTGCCATGCACAATTACAACAATGATTATGCCTTTAAACTTATTGGTATCTTAAAAAGAGCAGAAATGAATATGATTACAAATCCATTTGATAATTCTGTTCTTCAAAATAGAACTGATGGTTATCCAAGAAAAAGAGGGCATACTAGAGTAGATGAGTTAATAGCTAGAGGAGTAAATGTTAGTATTGGGCATGATTCTATTATGGACCCATGGTATCCACTAGGTAAGGGTAGTATGTTACAAGCTGCTAACTTACTACTTCATACTGCCCACTTAAGTGGATATGATCAAATTTCTGATTTGTTTGATATGATTACTATTAATTCTGCCAAAACTATGAACATTGAAGATGAATATGGAATAGAGGTTGGAAAACCTGCAGATATGATTGTATTAGATGCTGATAATGAAATGGATGCGATAAGATTAATGAGTGAGTGTATATATGTAATTAGAAGAGGAAATATTGTGGCAACTACTAAACCTTCTGAAAGAGTAGTAACCTTTAAAGGAGCAGCAGAAAATATTGATTTTAAAATAAGAAAATAG
- the citX gene encoding citrate lyase holo-[acyl-carrier protein] synthase, with protein sequence MNSIDRILSDREKRFEDLMDLIHYHKKTLICGRINYPGSDKNNYYALKAFKYLEKLLDNTFTKKISYKGTRQGYDGPSFILILDEEDHIIKEKAMELEHEHVLGRVFDIDVYTKEGMPLSRLDKNASPRSCVVCGDLVYNCMIMKKHDLHEVLDSINGLIEDLPHI encoded by the coding sequence TTGAATAGTATAGATAGAATATTATCAGATAGGGAAAAGCGTTTTGAAGATTTAATGGACTTAATCCATTATCACAAGAAAACTCTAATATGTGGAAGAATCAATTATCCAGGTTCAGATAAAAATAACTATTATGCTTTGAAGGCTTTTAAGTATCTTGAGAAACTATTGGATAATACATTTACTAAAAAAATCTCATACAAAGGAACTAGACAAGGTTATGATGGCCCTTCATTCATCTTAATCCTAGATGAGGAAGATCATATTATTAAAGAAAAAGCCATGGAGCTGGAACATGAACATGTTCTTGGAAGGGTATTTGACATAGATGTTTATACGAAAGAAGGAATGCCCCTATCCAGACTAGATAAAAATGCATCTCCTAGGTCATGTGTTGTATGTGGAGATTTAGTTTATAATTGTATGATTATGAAGAAGCACGATTTACATGAGGTACTAGATTCCATTAATGGATTGATAGAAGATCTACCTCATATATGA